CCTTCCTCCCAGCTTCTTTTGAGATTGGCATTCCCTCATTTGGGACAATAACCTCTGCTCCAGGTTTGATGATATCTGACAGTGGGATCATGAGATTCCTTCCATCCAAGGTAGTCAGGTCAAGGGTCTTCCCCGTGAGGGCCTCCAGCAGTGTTATCTCCTGATTGACTACCAAATCATTACCATCCCTCTTATAAAGAGCATGGGGTTTCTCGTCTACCACGAAAATAACATCTGCTGGAATGACACCAGGCTCCTGGTTACCCTTCTCAGGGAATGTGATCTTGGTCCCCTTCTTCCAACCAGGTTTTATCTCAATGGTCAATATCTCATCCAGAGTCCGAAAATTACTGCACGAGAATTTCTAATGCTATTAAGTGGAAGTAAACATACAAAAAGCAAAATATACACTCAGAATTAACagaatcaaagcatacatttgcaaaaaattatcaatgcaGACCAATGCCAATAATAAACAAGGAGATCCATTCctctttttgaatttatattaaCTCGAATTATCTATCTGCAGTTTATATGATGATCTGAAGATCTTTAAACTTCgctaacaaaagaaaagaccCACTTGTCTTCATAAGACAGGTCATGAGAATAGATTTGTGCCCAAGCTTTAACATTCATGGCTTCTTAGGCTGCAACAACAAACCAAAGAAAACCAGAAAACTAGGATAGAAAAACAACATAGATTCTCGTGCTTTATATGGCCGAGGGAATAGCAAGATTAGTTTAGTCAATATAACCCTTACCAAAAAGCATTATACCTATTGAATAAGAAAACTTTACTGTTTCCTTTTCCTCTCTTCTCTATTAAAATGCTCTCAGTATCTGAGATGCCACTGAAGAAACAAGATACGACCAATCTCCCTAACCTAAGCTCAGAATAGTATTCCACTTCATGAAATTTCTTGCTATCACCTTACAGGGCTGACTATTCACTCTTTTATTGATGCTGCAGCTCTAACTACAGGTGGAACACTTCCATCTAGTTCCCCATGGTAATGTATTCAAGCTGAACTGTATTGTTTTGGCCCATAGTTCAAAGAATGCATGAGCAAAGTTAGGGGCGGAACCAGGATTTCTTGAGTGGGGGAACGGATTTTTTTTGTCTACAGGGCTGACTATCTTCACTCTTTTATTGATGCTGCAGCTCTAACTACAGGTGAAACACTTCCATTTAGTTCCCCATGGTAATGTATTCAGGCTGAACTGTATTGTTTTGGCCCACAGTTCAAAGAATGCATGAGCAAAGTCAAGGGCGGAACCAGGATTTCTTGAGTGGGGGGacggattttattttttttacagggCTGACTATCTTCACTCTTTTATTGATGCTGCAGCTCTAACTACAGGTGGAACACTTCCATCTAGTTCCCCATGGTAATGTATTCAGGCTGAACTGTATTGTTTTGGCCCATAGTTCAAAGAATGCCTGAGCAAAGTCAAGGGCAGAACCAGGATTTCTAGAGTGGggaaacagattttttttttttaataagttggGAATATTGAcgtatataaatacaaaagcacataaatacatataatttctctatatgtgtgtttgtgagtgtttatataaaataaaaacatataagtattgaatttaATCTCATGGCATCACAAATACATAATAGTTAAacaattagtaaaataaattaaatactatagagttcaagaaaaatggtacaaaaaataattactgTAAACTCAAATAACTGCACaataatcactcaaaaaataaataaaaatacagatattttcatcatattccaCATTTTTGcacctaaaaaaacaaataaatgtaagaaaaatgaGATGTGAGGAAGatggctaagaaaaaaaatacaaatggaATAACgcataatatgttaattttggggggacaaatataCCATTTTTGGGggacaaattcataaaatatgtatattttataaagaattataaaaattttggggggaagAATATAGTTCCGCCCCTGAGCAAAGTCATGTCGGTGAATATACCCCATATAAATATAAGCATCAAGGTTTATGACTGAAATTCTGAAATTCAACCACAGGAGCAAAGATGCTccaaacatttatttgaaaattgattttaaacaGCCAAATCCAGTTAGCTTTTGATTTCTTAAACCAATATACACAAGAAACAGTCATTTTGCAATAAGAATGAAGCAGGAATTCAGCGGCATAAGCTGAAATTTATACATAGGGGTTACTTCATTCTTTAACTCATCACAGAGCTAAATGAAAGTAGTTGCttaactttctctctctctctctctctctctctctctccctctgatTTTAAATTACCATGCATAAAGCAGCCTTGTACCTCCTTGCAGCTTCAAACTGTTTAAAGATAGAAATGCGGTGGGTATGGCCTTGGGTAACCTCAAACCAAAGCTTGTCTACCTAAAGGCTGCCCTACCCAGAAACCAAATTTTGTATTGGATAATCCAGTCCCAATCTGCTGCCCAAACCTATCGATGACAAATGACAAACAAATCACAGAATCCCATGCAGTTCAAAAGGGTGAGGATAAGCAGGCTAACCTGACTGATCCACGCCATTTTCATAACAATCATCACACCCAAGCCTAGTAAAAGCCTTGAACTTTAAGCCAAGAACCTATATTTGGCAGATCTCCAGATGATTTCTCTCTCACTTCTTTATCCACAACCGTTTAACAAAAAAGGACTATAACCTCAAGTAAAGCCTTCAAATCCATTACTTTGACTTCCTTAAGTATGCTGCCTCCTTGATTATTAAAGGACAACTCCAATTGTGTACAGTACAAGActactctaaaaaaattatttggtaacATCGAAAAACTAACTACAAGCAAGAACTGTCTAGTGGTACAAAGTTGAGAAAACTTTCacaagaaaagatagaaaaccAACCAGCCATCTTAAGAAAGCTCGGAGATCTATGGATTTCAAAGCAAGTTAAAGAGAACTAATGCCAGAAAATTTCAAGAATTAATAGCTCAATGGATCTAAATTATTCCATCAATGAAATGAATGCAAATTAATTGACTTAACTATAAATTATAAACACATCTAAAAATGTGTAAAAGCTAAAAATTATGTTCAGTACCACAAACAGACCACCAACAATGAAACCAAACCATAACTGAATCCCATTATGTGTTAAGACACCAGAATGCACAAGACTACAATTATTAAtcgaaaacaaaaaatgcaatgCTCAACAGTCCTATCACCTACCCAAGTCAAGTGCTTTGACTAAGACAGATTTAATCCTCTTGATAGGCACTATCAAGATCGCATATTTCACAGCTAACCAGTAAATGCAGAGCTTTTATGTTAATTCAACATGCTCATTGAGGAGCGACCACCTAGACAAGTGGCACTAATAGGATTAGACTTCAATGGCATATAACTTTGCCAAAACTGTTTATTTACCGCCTAAATTCGACCACATGTTCACCTAATCAAAAAATCTTCTGGTGACTCTAGTGCCAAAAGGGTTTGCAGGGTCGTTGTTAAGCTATAAAATCCTGGCAATTGAATAAAGAAAACCTGAAATTTCGTCTTCAGCAACATGAACCCTACTAACCCTTATCTGGGTCTCCTAAGCAACAACCAAAAACAGTAAATTTAAAGACTTTATTGCAATTTCGCATACCCAGAGATGTCATAGACGTTCCTGGAGATCCGCATCTTCTTTTTCGCACCTTTGTAAAGCTCCTCCAAGCTACACGGCAACATGTTCTCCAGCGGCGCAGCCTTCCTTGACGCGGAACCACTCGGCGCCCGGAAGAACCCGTCCCGGCCAAACCCCCTCGCTCCTCCACCAGCACCACCGGCATTACCATTGCTCTCCGATCCGAAAATCTCGGCGTATATGTCCTCCGCGTCTCGTGGGTTGAACCGGAAGGACGTCGGGTGCTGCTGGCGGCCGTGGTTGTAGTAGTGCTGGTGGTGGTTGTGGGACCCGCCGGCGCGTGAAGAGGCTGGCGGTGGTGGCGGGAACTGACCGGTCTTGAGGGCCTCCTCGCCGTAGAGATCGTAGATCTGGCGCTTCTGGGGGTCGCTGAGAACGTCGTAGGCCTCGGAGATTTGCTTGAATTTGGCCTCCGCCTCGCGCTTGTTGGCGGGGTTCTTGTCCGGGTGCCATATCATCGCCACCCTCTTGTACGCCTTCTTCAAGTCCTCCTCGCTCGCGTTGCGGTTCACCTTCAGAATGTTGTAGTAGTCCACgcccatctctctctccctcccgctccctctccctctctctctgaaacaaacaattaaatataaatttctttcttttttttgtgctttttcttctcttctctctctctgtgttttgtGCTTGTGTGGGGATGGTTGAGGTGGTCGGAGAAGTGGAAAAGACCGTTGGATGGGTAACGGAAAGGTAGTGGAGGAGGGGATCCGACGGTTGTGGGAGTGGGGTTCGTTTTCAGAAACAAAGGAGGGAATTATGTGAGGTGGGTCCGGAACAAGATACGACTCGGATCTGCTTAGGTCATCCCATTCATCAACGTGCGGCAAACTACTAGGTTGTGCTGCCTGATATTTTGGGCTACGTCCTAACTTAGAAATGGGCTATATTTTGGGTTGGGCCTAGCATGATGATAACGATGGGaatagttttgagtattttgtattttaagttatttgttaatgtttttattttaaaaagagaaagcatTACATGTCCGAATAAGTCTCGTATGACTTGTGTACCTGTGAACAAGTGAGTCCGAATAAGTCTCGTATGACTTGTGTACCTATTTGAACAAGTGAGTTTTATCAGAGTTTTCTCTCATATAGGGGTTGTGCAAGCTGTAATTCAGTCTATTCCAATCCTAGGGAGGGAATAgtatgcaacttttttttttttttataatatgggTGTTGTTCTATTTCTAAGAATATTTTGTGCGTAGTTGGTGAGATTCTGCAAAACTCGGCCAAAATGGATcgacaaataaaatattttgtgaaGTTATGCAGGAAGAAACTTTCAAAATTTGGTTATTTGTATGATTATGTAGGCGTAGGAATTAGGATCAccatttttgtctcttttactttgtttttaCTCATATTCTTCATGTGACTAAATTGAAGATGGAACCCAAAAAGACAAGTGGACTACTTCGGATAATATTCCCATGCCACAAGCTAAAATTTGATTTGTCCTTGAGCATTCTAATTGGCGTAGTTGAGCCATATTCGTGCTTGCAT
This genomic interval from Corylus avellana chromosome ca3, CavTom2PMs-1.0 contains the following:
- the LOC132175746 gene encoding uncharacterized protein LOC132175746; this encodes MGVDYYNILKVNRNASEEDLKKAYKRVAMIWHPDKNPANKREAEAKFKQISEAYDVLSDPQKRQIYDLYGEEALKTGQFPPPPPASSRAGGSHNHHQHYYNHGRQQHPTSFRFNPRDAEDIYAEIFGSESNGNAGGAGGGARGFGRDGFFRAPSGSASRKAAPLENMLPCSLEELYKGAKKKMRISRNVYDISGNFRTLDEILTIEIKPGWKKGTKITFPEKGNQEPGVIPADVIFVVDEKPHALYKRDGNDLVVNQEITLLEALTGKTLDLTTLDGRNLMIPLSDIIKPGAEVIVPNEGMPISKEAGRKGNLRVKFDVKYPSRLTTEQKSDLKRVLGGISQ